The proteins below come from a single Marinobacter sp. MDS2 genomic window:
- the mpl gene encoding UDP-N-acetylmuramate:L-alanyl-gamma-D-glutamyl-meso-diaminopimelate ligase, producing the protein MHIHILGICGTFMGSLAVIARELGHTVTGSDQGVYPPMSTQLEAQGITLMEGYRVENLEPKPDLVLIGNAMSRGNVEVEAVLNRGIDYMSGPEWLSREVLRHRWVMAVAGTHGKTTTTSMLLWILDQAGFDAGYLVGGVPQDFPVSARLGTSDFFVIEADEYDSAFFDKRSKFIHYRPNTLILNNLEYDHADIFDSVEAIERQFHHVVRTVPSQGLIIRPALDKHLDNALDMGCWSPVQDTAIGSEISRTTDWRAELLREDGSQFMVIHHEQPVAVLKWALTGQHNVRNALSAIAAARHVGVTPDHAVAALCRFSGVKRRMERVGEVGGVTVYDDFAHHPTAIALTLEGLRNQVGDEPILAIIEPRSNTMKQGVHQQTLIPSAAAADRVLWGNLSDMDWLPELVESWRAEHGQLDHHSVENSVAALIARALEQLPETCHIVIMSNGGFGGIHRKLVAELEKVRG; encoded by the coding sequence ATGCATATACATATTTTGGGCATCTGTGGCACGTTCATGGGCAGTCTGGCCGTGATCGCGCGGGAACTGGGCCATACGGTGACCGGTTCTGACCAAGGTGTTTATCCCCCCATGAGCACCCAGCTTGAGGCCCAAGGTATAACGCTGATGGAAGGCTACCGGGTGGAAAACCTGGAGCCGAAGCCTGATTTGGTGTTGATCGGCAATGCCATGTCGCGGGGCAATGTTGAAGTTGAAGCGGTGCTAAATCGCGGTATTGATTACATGTCTGGCCCGGAATGGTTGTCTCGGGAAGTACTGAGGCACCGCTGGGTGATGGCGGTGGCCGGGACTCATGGCAAAACCACCACCACCTCCATGCTGTTATGGATTCTGGATCAGGCTGGGTTTGATGCCGGTTATCTGGTCGGTGGCGTGCCACAGGATTTTCCGGTGTCTGCACGGCTGGGCACCAGTGATTTCTTTGTGATTGAAGCCGATGAATACGACAGTGCGTTTTTCGACAAACGCTCCAAGTTTATTCACTACCGCCCTAATACCTTGATTCTGAACAATCTGGAATACGATCACGCCGATATTTTCGACAGCGTTGAAGCCATAGAGCGCCAGTTTCACCATGTGGTGCGCACGGTGCCGTCGCAAGGGCTGATCATTCGCCCCGCGTTGGATAAGCATTTAGATAACGCGTTGGATATGGGGTGTTGGAGCCCCGTTCAGGACACCGCTATTGGCAGCGAAATATCCCGTACGACCGATTGGCGTGCAGAGCTGCTTCGAGAAGACGGCAGTCAGTTTATGGTGATTCACCACGAACAGCCGGTGGCGGTTCTGAAGTGGGCGCTGACCGGACAACACAACGTGCGCAACGCACTCTCGGCCATTGCGGCTGCGCGCCATGTGGGTGTGACGCCTGATCATGCGGTGGCCGCCTTGTGCCGGTTCTCCGGCGTAAAACGCCGCATGGAACGAGTAGGGGAGGTTGGTGGCGTGACCGTATATGATGACTTTGCCCATCATCCCACTGCCATTGCCCTGACCCTGGAAGGTCTGCGGAATCAGGTAGGCGACGAACCCATTCTGGCGATTATCGAACCGCGCTCGAACACCATGAAGCAAGGTGTGCATCAGCAAACCCTGATCCCCAGCGCGGCCGCTGCTGACCGTGTGTTGTGGGGAAATCTGAGCGACATGGATTGGTTGCCGGAGCTGGTGGAAAGCTGGCGGGCAGAACACGGCCAACTGGACCATCACAGCGTTGAAAATTCCGTGGCGGCGCTGATCGCCCGCGCATTGGAACAACTGCCGGAAACCTGCCACATTGTCATTATGAGTAATGGCGGTTTTGGTGGGATTCACCGCAAACTGGTGGCGGAATTGGAGAAAGTTCGTGGCTGA
- a CDS encoding GrxA family glutaredoxin: protein MEQVTIYGRSSCGFCLRAKALCESQNMPYTWIDMVEQGLSKQDVAERIGQPVHTVPQILVGSEYVGGCDEFFAYVRRHVAYE, encoded by the coding sequence ATGGAACAGGTCACAATTTACGGGCGCTCGAGCTGTGGTTTTTGTTTGCGAGCCAAAGCCCTGTGCGAGTCCCAGAACATGCCTTACACCTGGATTGATATGGTCGAGCAGGGTTTGAGCAAGCAGGATGTGGCAGAGCGGATTGGCCAGCCGGTTCACACGGTACCCCAGATTCTGGTGGGTTCTGAGTATGTGGGCGGCTGTGATGAGTTTTTTGCCTATGTGCGTCGGCACGTCGCCTACGAATAA
- a CDS encoding methyl-accepting chemotaxis protein, which produces MKHLSLRFKLYGLVITLLLLLSFSIVLTAQWSLADMKQQMSGDTRDTVQSIVMEQLGATAGQYAERVAGKFEAAYQIPEMLQVLIRQNIENDKFGRMSRWALQDTVGAVLSEQPHLSAIYAQFEPDAYDGLDEFFKDGAAEHSSDAGTLDIYYFRNPQGEIEFSRTEDPAEKYLSTRNEFGDREAEWYLCAMDSLQPCLLEPYEYEIEDGYSELMTSLIVPVLNEGQFAGVVGIDINLATLQTMVKTVSQDLFGGASRVTLLSERGLIAASSHYQQYLGRPLQEALPELAPDFSKLHRQKGGFDDGHTLAVAHPVKVTLSGSEWSLLIELPREVALASVSDLTDLLSSEVANTTKRQALAATMVVLAAIALLVLLMRSVTRPLNEIRDRMQNLASSEGDLTRELHIDTHAELIALAGGFNQFLARLRDMISDLKEVNVKVRAQATDMGAVSRDIDDQTGQQHGDIDSVVTAMNEMSVAAGEVAGFAGEAADNARAARDGIQFTRDTLGAAVKEVDALANDMGEASSAIGHVEQRSEEINRIIEVIRGIAEQTNLLALNAAIEAARAGEQGRGFAVVADEVRSLASKTRESTDEISDMIDALKGDVSGAVSVIQHGVGRASGAVDGTREAAHSLATVVDRIGVIVEHVTQVATAAEEQSSVSEEINRNLTQIGDAATDLRELAQRVRQSGEALDAQVEVLDGELKRLKT; this is translated from the coding sequence ATGAAACACCTTTCGCTCCGCTTTAAGCTATATGGCCTGGTGATCACACTGTTACTGCTGCTCAGTTTCAGCATTGTTTTGACGGCGCAATGGTCGTTGGCTGACATGAAGCAGCAAATGTCCGGTGATACCCGCGATACGGTGCAGAGTATTGTGATGGAGCAACTCGGCGCAACCGCTGGCCAATACGCTGAGCGGGTGGCGGGTAAATTTGAAGCAGCCTACCAGATACCGGAAATGCTGCAGGTGCTGATCCGCCAAAATATCGAGAATGACAAGTTCGGACGCATGAGCCGATGGGCGCTGCAGGATACGGTGGGCGCCGTGTTGTCAGAACAGCCCCATCTGAGTGCAATTTATGCGCAATTCGAGCCCGATGCTTACGACGGGCTGGATGAATTTTTCAAAGACGGAGCCGCAGAACACAGCAGCGATGCCGGTACCCTGGATATCTACTATTTCCGGAACCCGCAGGGCGAGATTGAATTCAGCCGCACGGAAGACCCGGCTGAGAAGTATCTGAGTACCCGCAACGAGTTTGGTGATCGCGAGGCGGAGTGGTATCTGTGCGCGATGGATTCTCTGCAGCCGTGTCTGCTGGAACCCTACGAATACGAAATCGAGGACGGGTATTCGGAGTTGATGACCAGCCTCATTGTGCCGGTGTTGAATGAGGGGCAATTTGCCGGCGTGGTGGGCATCGATATTAATCTCGCCACTCTGCAGACTATGGTCAAAACGGTGAGTCAGGACCTGTTTGGAGGGGCATCGAGAGTCACGTTATTGAGTGAGCGAGGCCTGATTGCCGCCTCCAGTCATTACCAGCAATACCTGGGGCGACCGTTGCAGGAGGCCTTGCCCGAACTGGCGCCGGACTTCAGCAAACTGCACCGGCAGAAGGGTGGTTTTGATGACGGACACACGCTTGCGGTCGCGCACCCGGTGAAAGTCACCTTGTCAGGTAGCGAATGGTCGTTGCTGATCGAGTTGCCGAGAGAGGTAGCCCTTGCCAGCGTGAGTGATCTTACCGATTTGTTGTCATCAGAGGTGGCAAACACCACGAAACGGCAGGCGTTGGCGGCAACGATGGTAGTGTTGGCCGCGATAGCGCTGTTGGTGCTGCTGATGCGGTCGGTTACCCGGCCGCTGAACGAAATCCGGGACCGGATGCAGAATCTGGCGAGTTCGGAAGGTGATCTTACTCGAGAGCTCCATATTGATACCCATGCGGAACTGATCGCTCTCGCGGGCGGGTTCAATCAATTCCTTGCCCGTCTCCGAGACATGATCAGTGATCTGAAAGAGGTCAATGTCAAAGTGCGCGCTCAGGCCACCGATATGGGGGCGGTGAGTCGAGATATTGATGATCAGACCGGGCAGCAACACGGTGATATCGACAGTGTCGTCACCGCGATGAATGAAATGTCCGTAGCGGCAGGCGAAGTGGCCGGTTTCGCGGGCGAGGCGGCGGATAATGCCCGTGCGGCCCGCGACGGCATCCAGTTCACCCGGGACACTCTGGGTGCAGCGGTTAAAGAGGTGGATGCGCTGGCCAACGATATGGGGGAAGCAAGCTCGGCGATAGGGCATGTGGAGCAGCGTAGCGAAGAGATAAACCGGATTATCGAGGTGATTCGTGGCATTGCAGAACAGACTAACTTGCTGGCTTTGAACGCGGCCATCGAGGCGGCCCGGGCGGGCGAACAGGGCCGTGGGTTTGCAGTAGTGGCGGACGAAGTTCGCAGCCTGGCCTCGAAAACACGTGAATCCACCGATGAAATCAGCGATATGATCGACGCCTTGAAAGGCGATGTCAGTGGTGCCGTATCGGTGATTCAGCACGGTGTGGGCCGTGCCTCCGGCGCTGTGGATGGCACTCGAGAAGCGGCTCATTCGCTGGCCACGGTTGTTGATCGAATCGGCGTGATTGTTGAGCACGTTACTCAGGTGGCTACCGCCGCCGAAGAACAAAGCTCGGTGAGTGAGGAGATTAATCGCAATCTGACTCAAATCGGTGATGCGGCCACTGACCTGCGAGAACTGGCGCAGCGGGTTCGTCAAAGTGGCGAAGCACTCGACGCACAAGTCGAGGTTCTGGATGGAGAGTTGAAACGCCTGAAAACCTGA
- a CDS encoding flavin prenyltransferase UbiX — protein MAEAPQVVNLAITGASGAQYALRLMQCLVGQGCRVNVMVSRAAQVVIATETDFRLPGSPPAMAEAFTAYSGAEEKQIQVFGREDWFSPPASGSGEKAPLVICPCSTGTLSALATGASNNLIERAGDVALKERRKLILVLRESPYSEVHLENMLRLTRMGAVIMPASPGFYHKPQSIDDLVDFMVARMLDHLGFSQTLVPRWGE, from the coding sequence GTGGCTGAGGCTCCGCAGGTCGTTAATCTTGCTATCACGGGTGCCTCTGGTGCCCAGTACGCGTTGCGTCTGATGCAGTGTCTGGTCGGTCAGGGATGTCGGGTGAACGTGATGGTCAGCCGGGCCGCGCAAGTGGTGATCGCTACGGAAACAGACTTCCGCCTGCCGGGCTCTCCGCCCGCCATGGCCGAAGCGTTCACCGCCTATTCCGGGGCCGAAGAAAAGCAGATTCAGGTGTTCGGCCGTGAAGACTGGTTCTCGCCCCCGGCCTCTGGCTCGGGCGAAAAAGCTCCGTTGGTCATCTGCCCGTGCAGCACGGGCACGCTTTCGGCGCTAGCCACCGGTGCCAGCAACAATCTCATTGAGCGGGCCGGTGACGTGGCCTTGAAAGAGCGGCGGAAGCTGATTCTGGTGCTGCGCGAATCCCCCTATTCAGAAGTGCACCTCGAAAACATGCTCAGGCTCACTCGCATGGGAGCCGTCATCATGCCGGCAAGCCCGGGTTTTTATCATAAGCCTCAGTCGATTGATGATCTGGTGGACTTCATGGTGGCGCGGATGCTGGACCATTTGGGCTTCTCGCAAACGTTGGTGCCACGCTGGGGCGAATGA
- a CDS encoding D-alanyl-D-alanine carboxypeptidase family protein has protein sequence MAFKMFTRIFLLALSLTVFSAQTSAQSVLIPSAPKIAGSSWVLMDPLSGRVIMEHNSNERLPPASLTKMMTAYIVERELDEGRIAMQDSVPISVNAWRTEGSRTFLREGTTATVHDLLKGVIIQSGNDASVALAEFIAGSEEAFVDIMNQQAQLLGMKNTNFRNATGLPAQDHFSTAYDLALLARAIIQDYPENYPIYAEKHFTYNNIRQPNRNALLWRDDSVDGLKTGHTEEAGYCLVASAKRNDTRLIASVMGTSSSAARAQEVQKMLNYGFRYYETERLFRAGQELMAADVWGGVADEVSVGMAEDVYVTIPRGSRDKLESTVDLDSVIKAPIKMGQELGQVRVLLDGETVVEQPVLALTEIEQGGLFKRLWDSIKLFFIQLFN, from the coding sequence ATGGCTTTCAAAATGTTTACTCGAATCTTTCTTCTGGCTCTGTCTTTGACAGTGTTCTCCGCGCAGACATCCGCGCAATCGGTGTTGATACCGTCGGCGCCAAAAATAGCCGGTAGTTCCTGGGTGCTGATGGATCCTCTTAGTGGTCGTGTGATCATGGAGCACAACAGCAATGAACGTTTGCCGCCGGCGAGCCTGACGAAAATGATGACAGCCTACATCGTTGAGCGAGAGCTGGATGAGGGGCGGATTGCCATGCAGGACAGTGTGCCGATCAGTGTGAATGCGTGGCGCACCGAAGGGTCCCGTACTTTCCTTCGGGAAGGCACAACTGCGACCGTTCACGATTTGCTGAAGGGTGTGATTATTCAGTCAGGCAACGATGCATCGGTGGCTTTGGCAGAATTTATTGCCGGCAGTGAAGAGGCTTTCGTCGATATCATGAACCAGCAGGCGCAATTGCTCGGCATGAAGAATACGAACTTCCGGAACGCCACGGGTTTGCCCGCTCAGGACCATTTCTCTACCGCTTACGATCTGGCATTGCTGGCGCGGGCCATTATTCAGGATTACCCGGAAAACTACCCGATCTATGCCGAGAAGCATTTTACCTACAACAACATTCGTCAGCCGAACCGCAACGCGTTGCTGTGGCGTGATGACAGCGTCGATGGGCTGAAAACCGGTCACACCGAAGAGGCCGGCTATTGCCTCGTTGCATCAGCCAAGCGTAACGACACCCGCTTGATTGCTTCGGTGATGGGCACCAGCAGCTCGGCAGCCCGGGCGCAGGAAGTTCAGAAAATGCTGAACTACGGGTTCCGTTATTACGAAACAGAGCGCCTGTTCCGTGCCGGTCAGGAGTTGATGGCGGCTGACGTATGGGGTGGTGTGGCAGATGAAGTCTCTGTCGGTATGGCTGAAGATGTTTATGTCACGATTCCACGAGGCTCCCGCGATAAACTGGAATCTACGGTAGACCTTGATTCTGTGATCAAAGCGCCCATTAAGATGGGTCAGGAACTGGGGCAAGTACGTGTACTGCTTGATGGCGAAACCGTGGTCGAGCAACCGGTTCTGGCGCTGACTGAAATTGAGCAAGGTGGCCTGTTCAAACGCCTGTGGGACTCCATCAAGCTCTTTTTCATTCAATTATTCAATTAA
- a CDS encoding YqaA family protein, producing the protein MAYLTLFLTSFAAATLLPAYSEIMLGTLANQGLPLFWLWLSATLGNTLGSVVNGLIGRQVDRFKDKRWFPVSEMQLHKARNRFNRYGQWSLLLGWLPLGGDALTLIGGVMRVPWLNFIVLVGIGKGLRYALVIWAVQKAFS; encoded by the coding sequence ATGGCGTACCTTACCCTGTTTCTGACCTCATTTGCGGCTGCCACACTGCTGCCTGCCTATTCCGAGATAATGCTGGGCACGTTGGCAAACCAGGGGCTGCCGCTGTTCTGGCTTTGGCTGTCAGCCACCCTTGGCAACACACTGGGCTCTGTTGTTAATGGACTTATCGGCCGGCAAGTGGATCGCTTTAAAGACAAACGTTGGTTTCCAGTCAGCGAGATGCAATTACACAAAGCCCGGAACCGCTTTAACCGTTACGGGCAATGGTCACTGTTACTTGGCTGGTTGCCGCTAGGCGGGGATGCCTTGACACTCATTGGGGGTGTAATGCGAGTGCCCTGGCTGAACTTTATTGTCCTGGTGGGAATCGGCAAAGGCCTTCGCTACGCCCTTGTGATTTGGGCGGTTCAGAAAGCCTTCAGCTAG
- a CDS encoding septal ring lytic transglycosylase RlpA family protein has product MANIFNMGFWVALVAVVLSGCSSTPEVDHSSRYTIKQDRAPDGDYDVSGLADAEPRYEAPRRAGNKSPYQVWGKSYHVVDSNEGYVKRGTASWYGQKFHGHKTSNGEVFNMYSMSAAHKSLRIPSYARVTNLDNGRSVVVRVNDRGPFHGDRLIDLSYAAAKKLGYQSRGTARVEVAAITVKPDGSMFLAGQPYNPNGETVMARPASETVAPEQSAVATVRKALFVQLGAFGSPEPANAMLARAQRELEDPVRVQQVSTSNGRFHRVQVGPFGSEDDARYAQSLIESKGFGNSIILTDTH; this is encoded by the coding sequence ATGGCGAACATTTTTAACATGGGATTTTGGGTGGCGTTGGTGGCTGTGGTCTTGTCCGGCTGCTCCAGCACACCGGAAGTTGACCATTCGTCAAGATACACCATCAAGCAGGATCGGGCTCCTGACGGAGATTACGATGTCAGTGGTCTGGCCGATGCCGAACCGCGTTATGAAGCGCCCCGTCGGGCGGGCAACAAGTCGCCTTACCAGGTTTGGGGTAAAAGCTACCATGTGGTCGATTCCAACGAAGGGTACGTAAAGCGGGGGACCGCCAGTTGGTACGGTCAAAAGTTTCATGGCCATAAAACCTCGAATGGCGAAGTTTTCAACATGTACAGCATGTCGGCTGCCCACAAATCGCTTCGCATTCCGAGCTATGCCAGAGTGACCAATCTGGATAACGGCCGTTCGGTGGTGGTTCGGGTGAATGATCGGGGCCCCTTTCATGGCGACCGGTTGATTGACTTGTCGTACGCGGCTGCCAAAAAACTGGGGTATCAGTCCCGTGGGACAGCTCGCGTGGAAGTGGCAGCCATTACTGTTAAACCGGACGGCTCCATGTTTTTGGCCGGGCAACCCTATAACCCGAATGGCGAAACCGTAATGGCCAGGCCCGCTTCGGAAACAGTCGCCCCCGAACAGTCAGCCGTTGCAACTGTTCGTAAGGCGTTGTTTGTGCAACTGGGAGCCTTTGGTAGCCCGGAGCCAGCCAACGCAATGCTCGCCCGTGCGCAAAGAGAGCTTGAAGATCCGGTTCGGGTTCAACAAGTTTCAACGAGTAACGGGCGTTTTCACCGAGTGCAAGTTGGCCCCTTTGGGAGCGAAGATGATGCCCGGTATGCCCAGAGCCTGATTGAATCAAAAGGTTTCGGCAATTCCATTATCCTTACGGATACGCACTGA
- a CDS encoding YbeD family protein produces MTEPKAPKIEFPCDYVIKVIGDSAPDFIDVVTAIVEKHSPGIDKADITVNDSRNGRFCSVRVKIVATGEPQLKALFEELKATGRVHMVL; encoded by the coding sequence ATGACTGAGCCGAAAGCACCGAAAATTGAGTTTCCCTGTGATTACGTGATCAAGGTGATCGGAGACTCCGCCCCGGATTTCATCGATGTGGTTACGGCCATTGTCGAGAAGCATTCGCCGGGCATTGATAAGGCTGACATAACCGTCAATGACAGCCGGAACGGTCGGTTTTGCTCGGTTCGGGTAAAGATCGTGGCCACCGGGGAACCACAGCTTAAAGCGCTGTTCGAAGAACTGAAGGCTACCGGCCGCGTTCATATGGTGTTGTGA
- the lipB gene encoding lipoyl(octanoyl) transferase LipB produces MTELIVRSLGQQPYMETWEAMKSFTANRDHTTVDELWCLEHPRVFTQGQAGKAEHILLPGDIPVIQVDRGGQVTYHGPGQLVVYLLIDLTRRKLGVRSLVDEIEQAIVRALADYGIEAAPRSDAPGVYVNGAKIASLGLRVRKGCSFHGLALNVNMDMEPFSRINPCGYAGMSMSQVSNFVPGVSVYDVEQHLVQELVAGLGGDVEFKQGW; encoded by the coding sequence ATGACCGAACTTATCGTCCGTTCTCTTGGGCAACAGCCGTACATGGAAACGTGGGAAGCGATGAAATCCTTCACCGCGAACCGCGACCACACGACGGTTGATGAACTTTGGTGTCTCGAGCATCCGAGAGTATTTACCCAGGGGCAGGCTGGTAAGGCGGAGCACATTCTTTTGCCGGGGGATATTCCGGTAATCCAGGTGGACCGGGGCGGGCAAGTTACCTACCACGGTCCCGGACAGTTGGTTGTTTACCTGCTTATTGATCTCACTCGGCGCAAGCTGGGTGTCCGTTCTCTTGTTGATGAGATCGAACAAGCCATTGTGCGTGCGTTGGCGGATTACGGTATTGAAGCGGCGCCCCGATCCGATGCGCCGGGTGTCTATGTCAACGGCGCAAAGATCGCCTCTCTGGGGTTGAGGGTCCGAAAGGGCTGCTCGTTTCACGGGCTGGCGTTGAATGTAAACATGGATATGGAGCCATTCTCTCGCATCAATCCGTGTGGCTATGCAGGGATGTCGATGTCTCAGGTCAGTAATTTCGTGCCGGGTGTGTCGGTCTACGATGTTGAACAGCATCTGGTGCAAGAGCTGGTTGCCGGATTAGGCGGGGACGTCGAGTTCAAGCAGGGCTGGTGA
- a CDS encoding AarF/ABC1/UbiB kinase family protein has protein sequence MSTRKPAKSVSRIKTGSFERRLSLTKAGLFAGTRMASHMATNWFSDKETREQRHRAMLSNQSRFLVDELGRLKGSVVKIGQVMALYGEHFLPDEVTEALHTLEDQTTSLEWPAIERVLKEEMGADRLAELEVAPEPIGAASLGQVHRAVRKSDGLELVLKVQYPGVADAVDSDLNAVAQLLKVARLVSFGPEFNDWLEEVREMMHREVDYRLEARTTEKFRTMLSGDPRFVVPRVLQEYSTDHIIASTYEHGHSVSSPEVAALPQARRSELGKAALELFFRELFDWGEIQTDPNFGNYRIRIANESGEDSGQDKIVLLDFGAVQSYTDEFLTPVIQMIKASYEGDLGAVIDGGVTLNFMSRDWPEAVLEKFGSVCMSVLEPLARDRSEWPDYAVNSQGEYRWKQSDLPSRVAKQAARSAISRYFRVPPKEFVFLNRKLIGVYTFIAVLYSEFNGEDILRRYLYPE, from the coding sequence ATGTCTACCAGAAAGCCCGCAAAATCTGTTTCTCGCATCAAGACTGGCAGCTTTGAGCGTCGACTGTCTCTGACCAAGGCGGGGTTGTTCGCCGGGACCCGGATGGCATCCCACATGGCTACGAATTGGTTTAGCGACAAAGAAACCCGTGAACAACGGCATCGTGCCATGCTTTCGAACCAGTCCAGGTTTCTGGTGGACGAGCTGGGCCGGCTCAAAGGCAGTGTGGTGAAGATTGGCCAGGTCATGGCGTTATACGGTGAACATTTTCTACCGGACGAAGTCACCGAAGCTCTGCACACACTGGAAGACCAAACCACCTCGCTGGAGTGGCCGGCCATCGAGCGGGTGCTCAAAGAAGAAATGGGTGCTGATCGGCTGGCGGAACTGGAGGTGGCTCCCGAACCTATAGGCGCAGCGTCTTTGGGGCAGGTACACCGCGCGGTTCGAAAAAGCGACGGGCTGGAGCTGGTGTTGAAAGTTCAGTACCCGGGGGTTGCGGATGCGGTAGACAGCGATTTGAACGCCGTAGCCCAGTTGTTGAAAGTCGCCCGGCTGGTCAGCTTTGGGCCAGAGTTCAACGATTGGCTGGAAGAAGTCCGGGAGATGATGCACCGTGAAGTGGATTATCGACTGGAGGCCCGCACCACTGAAAAATTCCGCACCATGCTCAGCGGCGATCCACGGTTCGTTGTGCCCCGCGTGCTGCAGGAATATTCGACCGATCACATCATCGCATCCACCTACGAACACGGCCATTCTGTGAGCTCACCGGAAGTCGCCGCCTTGCCTCAGGCGCGGCGCAGCGAACTGGGCAAAGCGGCTCTGGAGTTGTTCTTCAGAGAGCTGTTTGATTGGGGGGAAATCCAGACCGACCCGAACTTTGGCAATTACCGAATTCGAATTGCAAACGAGTCGGGCGAAGACAGTGGGCAGGACAAGATCGTGTTGCTCGATTTCGGTGCAGTGCAAAGCTATACCGATGAATTCCTCACGCCAGTAATACAGATGATCAAAGCCTCGTACGAGGGAGATCTCGGCGCTGTGATCGATGGCGGTGTCACGCTGAATTTCATGAGCCGGGACTGGCCCGAGGCGGTGTTGGAAAAGTTTGGCTCTGTGTGTATGTCGGTTCTGGAACCGTTGGCCAGGGATCGATCTGAGTGGCCGGACTATGCGGTGAACAGTCAGGGTGAATACCGCTGGAAGCAAAGTGATTTGCCGTCCCGGGTTGCCAAGCAGGCTGCCCGTTCGGCCATCAGCCGGTACTTCCGGGTGCCACCCAAAGAGTTTGTGTTCCTGAATCGAAAGCTGATTGGTGTCTACACCTTCATCGCCGTACTGTATTCGGAATTTAACGGGGAAGACATCCTGCGCCGCTACCTATATCCCGAATAA
- a CDS encoding 6-phosphofructokinase: protein MAIKNAFYAQSGGVTAVINASACGVIQTARKYPDLIGKVYAGRNGIIGALTEELIDTSLESDEDIQALIHTPGGAFGSCRYKLKNFSENQREYERLIEVFRAHNIGYFFYNGGGDSQDTAYKVSQLADKMGYPITCIGVPKTVDNDLPFTDCCPGFGSVGKYIATSTLEASLDIKSMCETSTKVFILEVMGRHAGWIAAAGGLAGQEEGEPPHIILFPEIPFDREKFLARVDQCVKDYGYCVVVASEGAQYDDGRFVADAGAKDAFGHTQLGGVAPALANMVRQALGHKYHWAVADYLQRSARHIASATDVEQAYAVGEAAVEMALAGKQALMPTIVRDQAKPYRWSIGEANLSEVANQEKKMPIHYITDDGFGITQECRDYLQPLIEGENFPPFKNGLPKVAKLKNQLVEKKLKTEFKI from the coding sequence ATGGCGATCAAGAACGCATTTTATGCCCAATCTGGCGGAGTAACCGCCGTTATCAATGCCAGTGCATGCGGCGTTATCCAAACCGCACGCAAATACCCGGATCTGATCGGCAAAGTCTACGCCGGCCGCAACGGTATCATCGGTGCACTGACCGAAGAACTGATCGATACCAGCCTGGAATCGGATGAAGACATCCAGGCCCTGATCCACACCCCGGGCGGTGCGTTCGGCTCTTGCCGCTACAAGTTGAAAAACTTTTCTGAAAACCAGCGTGAATACGAGCGCCTGATCGAAGTATTTCGTGCCCACAACATCGGCTACTTCTTCTATAACGGTGGCGGTGACTCCCAGGACACCGCTTACAAAGTCTCTCAGCTGGCCGACAAAATGGGCTACCCGATTACCTGCATCGGTGTGCCCAAGACCGTCGATAACGACCTGCCGTTCACCGATTGCTGCCCCGGCTTCGGCTCTGTCGGCAAATACATTGCCACCTCTACGCTGGAAGCCAGCCTGGACATCAAGTCCATGTGTGAAACCTCCACCAAGGTGTTCATTCTGGAAGTCATGGGCCGTCACGCTGGCTGGATCGCCGCGGCCGGTGGTTTGGCGGGTCAGGAAGAAGGCGAGCCGCCTCACATTATCCTGTTCCCGGAAATCCCGTTCGACCGTGAAAAATTCCTGGCGCGTGTGGATCAGTGCGTGAAAGACTACGGTTACTGCGTGGTCGTAGCCTCTGAAGGTGCCCAGTACGACGATGGCCGTTTTGTTGCCGATGCCGGCGCCAAAGATGCCTTTGGCCACACCCAGCTGGGCGGTGTCGCTCCGGCTCTGGCGAACATGGTCCGACAAGCACTGGGGCACAAGTACCACTGGGCGGTTGCTGACTACCTGCAGCGTTCAGCCCGCCACATTGCTTCGGCCACTGACGTAGAACAGGCTTACGCGGTTGGTGAAGCGGCTGTGGAAATGGCACTGGCAGGCAAGCAGGCGCTGATGCCGACCATCGTGCGTGACCAAGCCAAGCCTTACCGCTGGTCCATCGGTGAAGCCAATTTGAGCGAAGTGGCGAACCAGGAAAAGAAAATGCCCATCCACTACATTACGGATGACGGCTTCGGCATTACCCAGGAATGCCGCGACTACCTGCAGCCACTGATCGAAGGGGAAAACTTCCCGCCCTTTAAAAATGGCCTGCCGAAGGTTGCCAAGCTGAAGAACCAGCTGGTTGAGAAAAAGCTGAAGACAGAATTCAAAATCTGA